The Ursus arctos isolate Adak ecotype North America unplaced genomic scaffold, UrsArc2.0 scaffold_25, whole genome shotgun sequence DNA segment AGGAGAAGGAGCATGCCCAGGCCAGCACGCTCACTGCCTCGCAGCAGGCCATCTACCTGAACAGCCGCGACGAGCTCTTCGACCGCAAGCCTCCCGCCACTGCCTATGAGGGCAGCCCGCGCTTCGCCAAGGCCACGGCCAGCGTGGCTGCGCCGCTTGAGGCCGAGGTGGCCCCGGGGTTTGCGCGGACCATGTCTCCGTACCCAGCCGAGCCCTTCCGCTTCCCGGCTtccccaggcccccagcaggCCCTGATGCCCCCAAACCTGTGGAGCCTGCGGGCCAAGCCGGGGACGGCCCGGCTCCCTGGGGAGGACGCGCGGGGCCAGTGGCGGCCCCTGAGCGTGGAGGACATTGGCGCCTACTCCTACCCCGCCACCACCGCCGGCCGCACCTCACCCTGCAGCTTCTCGGAACGCTACTACGGCAGCGGGGGCAGCCCGGGCAAGAAGGCCGAGGGCCGCGCCAGCCCCCTCTATGCCACCTACAAGGCCGACAGCTTCTCGGAGGGTGACGACCTCTCCCAGGGCCACCTGGCAGAGCCCCGCTTTCTCCGGGCCGGTGGCGACCTGAGCCTGAGCCCCGGCCGTGCGGCCGACCCGCTGCCTGGCTACGCACCCAGCCAGGGGGACGCGGAGAGGCTTGGGGTGCAGCTGTGCGGGGCGGGCGGCAGCCCCGAGCCCGAGCACAGCCCTCACAGTTCCAGGGAGTCCTTGGAGCCCAGCTCCATGGAGGCCTCCCCGGAAATGCACCCCTCTGCCCGCCTCAGCCCCCAGCCAGCCTTCCAGCGGACTGGTGGCTCGGGGCTCAGCCGCAAGGACAGCCTCACGAAAGCCCAGCTCTACGGAACCTTGCTCAACTGAGCACCTGCCTGCAGGCCGCGGCCACGGGGCCATCACCCACCCGCCCCACCTGGGCCCCGAGGGCACAGCTCGCCTCTCCCCAGACACCCgtcctccccagcccccgccaCCCAGGACCCTCTCTTCCACCCAACCCAGTCGAGCCTGAGAGGAGGACCCCTCCCCACACCATCTTGTCCATCCCAGCCCCACCACGGTGGAACGTTTTTCACACCCCAACATCCTTCCCCACCTGAGATGAGCATTCCCCCCTTTTATAAAGTGAAActatttttatagagaaaaagGGTCTTTCTTAACGCACTTGGCCTCCAGCTCCCTGGACGGCAGCCTTGGCGTTTTCAACACAAAGCTCCTTTATTTTTCGGGGAGGACAAGTGGGGCCTGCCCCTCGGAGGGGAAGGACGGTGTCTTGTGGAGACGCCCCCCAGTGAGCCGGTGACAAGGGAACCCGAAGCTCTGTCCACGAAGAGGGGAAGTGGAATGGGTGGAGGGAtgtgaaatgtttttaaactgttttcGCCGTGTGACCGATACACCACCCCAGCTCTCCCGTGGTCCGCAGTCCCGAGTGGGGCCGGTGCTCGTCCCCCAGTGTCCCGCTCCCCGGCACCACCTCGCTCTACCTCAGACGTAATGAGGCCCTCCGACTCCCAGTTTCTGTGGCTTGCTTTCCTGTTGTCTGCGATGCATGCCCTGTCTCAGTTAGTACTGTACT contains these protein-coding regions:
- the BEGAIN gene encoding brain-enriched guanylate kinase-associated protein, yielding MALQRINQELEDKLYRMGQHYEEEKRALSHEIVALNSHLLEAKVTIDKLSEDNELYRKDCNLAAQLLQCGQTYGRVHKVSELPSDFQERVSLHMEKHGCSLPSPLCHPAYADSVPTCVIAKVLEKPDPTSLSSRLSDASARDLAFRDGVEKQGPRPPYKGDIYCSDTALYCPEERRRTRRPSVDAPVTDVGFLRAQNSTDSAAEEEEEAEAAAFPAGFRHEAFPGYAGSLPTSSSYSSFSATSEEKEHAQASTLTASQQAIYLNSRDELFDRKPPATAYEGSPRFAKATASVAAPLEAEVAPGFARTMSPYPAEPFRFPASPGPQQALMPPNLWSLRAKPGTARLPGEDARGQWRPLSVEDIGAYSYPATTAGRTSPCSFSERYYGSGGSPGKKAEGRASPLYATYKADSFSEGDDLSQGHLAEPRFLRAGGDLSLSPGRAADPLPGYAPSQGDAERLGVQLCGAGGSPEPEHSPHSSRESLEPSSMEASPEMHPSARLSPQPAFQRTGGSGLSRKDSLTKAQLYGTLLN